A stretch of Aedes aegypti strain LVP_AGWG chromosome 2, AaegL5.0 Primary Assembly, whole genome shotgun sequence DNA encodes these proteins:
- the LOC110675237 gene encoding apolipoprotein D-like gives MVIVSLNNFRHLTRTLVLLFLCSRLTNCQVLSLGKCPYFPVEPNFKAGPFLGLWYEQEKYPNLFQIGGKCNTVEYNKKIDGTLSIINRHENQLTGIETGIRGYGKQLFPGSMHVRFPQPWKGDAPYYIIGTDYIHYAVVVSCKEFGLLHGKTVWILTRDRHPRLVHMKKAYRDIEHANLSLVFLEKTDQKHCDVVRPSVNKYITGKH, from the exons ATGGTCATTGTCTCATTGAATAATTTCAGGCATCTCACAAGAACACTTGTGCTTCTATTTCTCTGCTCACGGCTTACCAACTGCCAGGTCTTATCGCTGGGAAAATGTCCATACTTTCCTGTGGAACCGAACTTCAAAGCCGGACCCTTCCTTGGTTTATGGTATGAACAGGAGAAATATCCCAATCTGTTTCAAATCGGCGGAAAATGCAACACAGTTGAGTACAACAAGAAAATCGATGGAACGCTCTCTATCATAAATCGGCACGAGAAtcagtt AACTGGGATCGAAACTGGAATCCGAGGCTATGGTAAGCAGCTGTTTCCCGGAAGTATGCACGTCAGGTTTCCACAACCAT GGAAAGGTGACGCCCCTTATTATATCATTGGAACCGACTACATTCACTATGCTGTGGTAGTTAGCTGCAAAGAGTTTGGTCTCCTGCATGGAA AGACCGTGTGGATTCTCACCCGAGATCGCCATCCACGTCTGGTTCATATGAAAAAGGCTTACCGAGACATAGAACACGCTAATTTGTCACTGGTGTTCCTCGAGAAAACCGATCAAAAGCATTGCGATGTTGTGAGACCATCTGTGAATAAATATATCACTGGAAAGCATTGA
- the LOC5569871 gene encoding EGF domain-specific O-linked N-acetylglucosamine transferase, whose protein sequence is MIRVLLVVLTFGAFAGGSKSDYEFINLPKSHLPLFFRRFPRLEERCLEDESCEYRKLLKSEAFKAKKDTCWGYEDDCRKKNRFSKPECPGDFHGYVKSKEAQLETFYAQADFGFVRDQIRETRIMCEPTFPHDSALECSKYLRFCRGRNIMVNFTDLIHRTEPLRYKMDVLSHGQIGGHCKLHRKRLEDELEHISPLQSWGPELRFFDTVDKPLSQGGTCDVTIDRPAFIMKIDATINMYHHFCDFINLYGSLHANLSDPYGFSTDVQILVWESYTYDSPFAETFKVFTKHPIADLKTYAGKVVCFKNLVLPLLPRMIFGLYYNTPIITGCENSGFFQAFSEHVLHRLKVPQRSRSDRKLRITFLSRQTKFRRVLNENALLEEISENEDYLVNRASFTYKTDFREQLKITRNTDIFIGMHGAGLTHLLFLPKWAVLFELYHCEDPNCYKDLARLKGVRYLSWERDDLVYPEDEGHHPDGGGRHAKFTNYAFDAKEFARLVAIGAEHVWNHEEYQQFLERSRRKQEKLSGKDEL, encoded by the exons ATGATTCGCGTGCTACTCGTGGTGTTAACTTTCGGTGCCTTTGCCGGTGGTAGCAAAAGCGATTATGAGTTCATTAACCTGCCCAAATCGCATCTACCGTTGTTCTTCCGGAGGTTTCCTCGCTTGGAGGAACGCTGTCTGGAGGACGAGTCTTGTGAGTATCGAAAGCTGTTGAAGAGCGAGGCGTTTAAGGCGAAGAAGGATACCTGCTGGGGCTACGAGGATGACTGCCGGAAGAAGAATCGTTTCTCCAAACCGGAATGCCCGGGAGATTTCCACGGATACGTAAAGTCGAAAGAAGCGCAGCTGGAAACGTTTTATGCGCAGGCGGATTTCGGATTCGTACGCGATCAGATCCGGGAGACGAGGATCATGTGCGAGCCAACTTTCCCGCACGATTCGGCCCTGGAATGCTCGAAGTATTTGCGATTCTGCCGGGGGCGGAACATTATGGTTAATTTCACGGATCTGATCCATCGAAC GGAACCTCTTCGGTACAAAATGGACGTGCTGTCCCATGGTCAGATCGGAGGTCACTGCAAGCTTCACCGGAAGCGCTTGGAAGACGAATTAGAGCACATCAGTCCTTTGCAATCGTGGGGCCCGGAACTTCGGTTCTTCGACACCGTGGACAAACCACTTTCCCAAGGAGGAACCTGTGACGTTACCATTGACCGACCGGCGTTTATAATGAAAATCGATGCAACCATCAACATGTATCATCATTTCTGTGATTTCATCAATCTGTACGGGTCTTTGCATGCGAACCTCTCTGATCCGTACGGATTCTCCACGGATGTGCAGATCCTGGTGTGGGAGTCCTACACCTATGATTCACCGTTTGCGGAAACGTTCAAGGTGTTCACGAAGCACCCGATTGCAGATCTCAAGACCTACGCGGGAAAGGTCGTCTGTTTTAAGAATCTCGTGCTTCCATTGCTGCCTAGAATGATCTTCGGCCTGTACTACAATACTCCAATT ATCACCGGCTGTGAAAACAGTGGCTTCTTCCAAGCCTTCTCCGAGCACGTGTTGCATCGGCTAAAAGTTCCCCAGCGGAGCCGAAGCGATCGGAAACTGCGGATAACGTTCCTATCGCGTCAAACCAAATTCCGACGGGTGCTGAACGAGAACGCACTCCTAGAGGAGATCTCCGAGAACGAGGATTACCTGGTGAATCGGGCCAGCTTTACCTACAAAACCGATTTCCGAGAGCAGCTGAAGATCACTCGTAACACGGACATCTTCATCGGCATGCACGGAGCTGGCCTGACGCATTTGCTCTTCCTTCCCAAGTGGGCCGTGCTGTTCGAACTGTACCACTGCGAGGATCCGAACTGTTACAAGGATCTGGCTCGCCTAAAAGGCGTTCGGTACCTGTCGTGGGAACGGGATGATCTGGTTTATCCGGAGGACGAAGGTCATCACCCGGACGGCGGAGGCCGGCATGCTAAATTTACAAACTATGCCTTCGACGCCAAAGAGTTCGCTCGGCTGGTTGCCATTGGGGCGGAGCACGTGTGGAACCACGAGGAGTACCAGCAGTTTCTGGAGCGCTCACGACGGAAGCAGGAGAAGCTCTCGGGTAAGGATGAGCTGTAA